In Fusobacterium hwasookii, a single window of DNA contains:
- a CDS encoding glucose-1-phosphate adenylyltransferase has translation MKKKRIIAMILAGGQGTRLKELTEDIAKPAVAFGGKYRIIDFTLTNCSNSGIDTVGVLTQYEPHLLNNHIGRGSPWDLDRMDGGVTVLQPHTSKNDEKGWYKGTANAIYQNIKFIEEYNPEYVLILSGDHIYKMNYDKMLQFHIQKNADVTIGVFKVPMSDAPSFGIMNTKEDMSIYEFEEKPKEPKSDLASMGIYIFNWKLLKKYLDEDEKDPNSSNDFGKNIIPNMLNDGKKMFAYPFKGYWRDVGTIQSFWDAHMDLLSEDNELDLFEKSWRVNTRQGIYTPSYFEKGSKIQNTLIDKGCLVEGEIKHSVIFSGVKVGKNSKIIDSIIMADTEIGDNVIIQKAIIANDVKIADNIVIGDGEKIAVVGEKKIIDSQSLVK, from the coding sequence ATGAAGAAAAAAAGAATTATTGCTATGATACTAGCAGGAGGACAAGGAACTCGTCTTAAAGAGTTAACAGAAGATATAGCAAAACCTGCTGTTGCTTTTGGGGGAAAATATCGTATAATTGATTTTACTTTAACAAATTGCTCTAATTCTGGAATAGACACAGTTGGTGTCTTAACTCAATATGAACCACATCTATTAAATAATCATATTGGTAGAGGTTCTCCTTGGGATTTAGATAGAATGGATGGTGGAGTTACAGTATTACAACCTCATACAAGTAAGAATGATGAAAAAGGTTGGTATAAAGGAACAGCTAATGCCATATATCAAAATATAAAATTTATAGAAGAATATAACCCTGAATATGTATTAATTTTATCAGGTGATCATATCTATAAAATGAATTATGATAAGATGTTACAATTCCATATTCAAAAAAATGCAGATGTTACGATAGGTGTTTTTAAAGTTCCAATGTCAGATGCTCCAAGTTTTGGAATTATGAATACAAAAGAGGATATGTCTATCTATGAGTTTGAAGAAAAACCAAAAGAACCAAAAAGTGACCTAGCTTCAATGGGTATATATATATTTAATTGGAAACTATTAAAAAAATATTTGGATGAAGATGAAAAAGATCCTAATTCAAGTAATGATTTTGGAAAAAATATAATTCCTAATATGTTAAATGATGGGAAAAAGATGTTTGCATATCCTTTTAAAGGATATTGGAGAGATGTTGGAACTATTCAAAGTTTTTGGGATGCACATATGGATTTATTATCAGAAGATAATGAACTTGATTTATTTGAAAAATCTTGGAGGGTAAATACAAGACAAGGTATATATACACCTTCGTACTTTGAAAAAGGTTCTAAGATTCAAAATACATTGATAGATAAAGGTTGCCTTGTAGAAGGAGAGATAAAACATTCTGTTATATTCTCAGGTGTGAAAGTAGGAAAAAATTCCAAAATTATAGACTCTATAATTATGGCAGATACTGAAATTGGGGATAATGTAATTATTCAAAAAGCTATAATAGCAAATGATGTAAAAATAGCAGATAATATAGTTATTGGTGATGGAGAAAAAATTGCTGTTGTAGGGGAGAAAAAGATTATAGATAGTCAATCATTAGTAAAATAA
- the glgD gene encoding glucose-1-phosphate adenylyltransferase subunit GlgD, protein MIRSYMAIIYLGDSRENISPLTKVRALASIPVGGSYRIIDFALSNVVNAGIRNVGLFCGNEELNSLTDHIGMGAEWDLARKKDGIFIFKRMLDDNFSLNQARISKNMEYFFRSTQQNIVVLNAHMVYNLDVSDLIEKHEASGKEITMVYKKVKKANEHFNHCSSVKIDENNRVIGIGQNLFFKEEENISLDAFVLSKELMLKLLVDSIQEGKYNVLSEIIARNLPSLNINAYEFKGYLQCINSTREYFNFNMNLLKSEIRDDVFGIKSGRKILTKVKDTPPTLFKETADVENSLVSNGCIIEGTVKNSILSRGAIIEKDVILEDCVILQDCHIKAGAHLKNVIVDKNNIIHENEKLSASKEYPLVIEKSMKWNTKQYQDLMDYIRNK, encoded by the coding sequence ATGATAAGAAGTTATATGGCAATCATTTATTTAGGTGATAGTAGAGAAAATATAAGTCCTTTAACAAAGGTTAGAGCCTTAGCATCTATTCCTGTTGGAGGTTCATATAGAATTATAGACTTTGCTTTATCTAATGTTGTTAATGCAGGAATAAGAAATGTTGGTTTATTTTGTGGAAATGAAGAATTAAACTCTTTAACTGACCATATTGGTATGGGAGCAGAATGGGATTTAGCAAGAAAAAAAGATGGTATATTTATTTTTAAGAGAATGCTAGATGATAATTTTTCTCTAAATCAAGCAAGAATTAGTAAAAATATGGAATACTTTTTTAGAAGTACTCAACAAAATATTGTAGTTTTAAATGCACATATGGTTTATAATTTAGATGTAAGTGATTTAATAGAAAAACATGAGGCTTCTGGAAAAGAAATAACAATGGTTTATAAAAAAGTTAAGAAAGCTAATGAGCATTTTAATCACTGTTCTTCTGTAAAAATAGATGAAAATAATCGTGTTATTGGAATAGGACAAAATTTATTCTTTAAAGAAGAAGAAAATATTTCATTAGATGCTTTTGTTTTAAGTAAAGAACTAATGTTAAAATTACTCGTTGATAGTATACAAGAAGGAAAATATAATGTACTTTCAGAAATAATTGCAAGAAATTTACCTTCTTTAAATATAAATGCTTATGAATTTAAAGGATATCTACAATGTATAAATTCTACAAGAGAATATTTTAATTTTAATATGAATTTATTGAAGTCTGAAATAAGAGATGATGTCTTTGGAATAAAATCTGGTAGAAAAATACTTACAAAAGTAAAAGATACACCACCTACTCTTTTTAAAGAAACAGCTGATGTAGAAAATTCACTAGTTTCTAATGGATGTATCATTGAAGGTACAGTTAAAAACAGTATACTTTCAAGAGGTGCTATCATAGAAAAAGATGTAATTTTAGAAGACTGTGTAATTTTACAAGATTGTCATATTAAAGCAGGGGCTCATTTAAAAAATGTAATTGTAGATAAAAATAATATTATTCATGAAAATGAAAAATTATCTGCTTCAAAAGAATATCCATTAGTTATAGAAAAGAGTATGAAATGGAATACAAAACAATATCAAGACTTAATGGATTATATTAGAAATAAATAA